A single region of the Chionomys nivalis chromosome 5, mChiNiv1.1, whole genome shotgun sequence genome encodes:
- the LOC130875028 gene encoding 60S ribosomal protein L13-like isoform X2: MAPRRNGMILKPHFHKDWQQREDTWFNQPTCKIRRRKAWQAKARRIAPRPASGPIRPIVRCPTVRYHTKVRDGRGFSLEELRVAGIHKKGDSSAEELKLATQLTRPVMPIRNVYKKEKARVITEEEKNFKAFASLFGIRAKRAKEAAEQDVEKKK; this comes from the exons ATGGCGCCCAGAAGGAATGGCATGATCTTGAAGCCCCACTTCCACAAGGACTGGCAGCAGCGAGAGGACACTTGGTTCAACCAGCCGACATGCAAGATCCGCAGACGCAAGGCCTGGCAGGCGAAAGCCCGCCGCATTGCCCCGCGCCCCGCGTCCGGACCCATCAGGCCCATCGTGAGGTGCCCCACAGTGCGCTACCACACCAAGGTCCGAGATGGCCGGGGCTTCAGCCTGGAGGAACTCAGGGTGGCTGGTATCCATAAGAAG GGAGATAGTTCGGCTGAAGAACTTAAATTGGCCACTCAGCTAACTCGACCTGTGATGCCCATCCGGAATGTTTataagaaggagaaagccagagtcatcacagaagaagagaagaacttCAAGGCTTTTGCCAGTCTCTTTGGCATCCGagcaaagagggcaaaggaagctGCAGAGCAGGATGTTGAGAAGAAAAAGTGA
- the LOC130875028 gene encoding 60S ribosomal protein L13-like isoform X1 has protein sequence MAPRRNGMILKPHFHKDWQQREDTWFNQPTCKIRRRKAWQAKARRIAPRPASGPIRPIVRCPTVRYHTKVRDGRGFSLEELRVAGIHKKVAHTIGISVDPRRRNKSTKSLQANVQRLKEYRSKLILFPRKPSAPKKGDSSAEELKLATQLTRPVMPIRNVYKKEKARVITEEEKNFKAFASLFGIRAKRAKEAAEQDVEKKK, from the coding sequence ATGGCGCCCAGAAGGAATGGCATGATCTTGAAGCCCCACTTCCACAAGGACTGGCAGCAGCGAGAGGACACTTGGTTCAACCAGCCGACATGCAAGATCCGCAGACGCAAGGCCTGGCAGGCGAAAGCCCGCCGCATTGCCCCGCGCCCCGCGTCCGGACCCATCAGGCCCATCGTGAGGTGCCCCACAGTGCGCTACCACACCAAGGTCCGAGATGGCCGGGGCTTCAGCCTGGAGGAACTCAGGGTGGCTGGTATCCATAAGAAGGTGGCTCACACCATTGGCATCTCCGTGGACCCAAGGAGACGAAACAAGTCCACCAAGTCCCTGCAGGCCAACGTGCAGCGCCTGAAGGAGTACCGCTCCAAGCTCATCCTCTTCCCCAGGAAGCCTTCCGCTCCAAAGAAGGGAGATAGTTCGGCTGAAGAACTTAAATTGGCCACTCAGCTAACTCGACCTGTGATGCCCATCCGGAATGTTTataagaaggagaaagccagagtcatcacagaagaagagaagaacttCAAGGCTTTTGCCAGTCTCTTTGGCATCCGagcaaagagggcaaaggaagctGCAGAGCAGGATGTTGAGAAGAAAAAGTGA